In Pyrus communis chromosome 8, drPyrComm1.1, whole genome shotgun sequence, one genomic interval encodes:
- the LOC137742370 gene encoding small nuclear ribonucleoprotein SmD1a yields the protein MKLVRFLMKLNNETVSIELKNGTVVNGTITGVDISMNTHLKTVKLTLKGKNPVTLDHLSVRGNNIRYYILPDSLNLETLLVEETPRVKPKKPTAGRPMGRGRGRGRGRGRGRGR from the exons ATGAAGCTCGTAAG GTTTTTGATGAAGTTGAACAACGAGACAGTGTCGATCGAGCTCAAAAACGGCACCGTTGTGAACGGAACCATCACGG GTGTGGATATCAGTATGAATACTCATTTGAAGACGGTGAAACTTACACTCAAGGGGAAGAACCCAGTGACTCTGGATCATCTCAGCGTGAGGGGTAACAACATTCGATACTATATCCTTCCTGACAGCCTGAATCTCGAGACTTTGCTGGTTGAAGAGACACCTAGGGTCAAGCCCAAGAAGCCAACTGCAG GGAGGCCTATGGGACGGGGACGTGGCCGTGGACGTGGTCGCGGACGTGGCCGTGGGCGTTAA
- the LOC137743700 gene encoding outer envelope membrane protein 7-like, translated as MGKASGAKQAAVVFGALAVGWLAIELAFKPFLDKARSAMNKSDPARDPDEDDAVTAAEATVKAAEIAVDEASAHL; from the coding sequence ATGGGAAAAGCATCGGGAGCGAAGCAAGCGGCGGTGGTGTTCGGAGCCCTGGCCGTCGGGTGGCTGGCCATCGAGCTCGCCTTCAAGCCCTTCCTCGACAAAGCCCGCTCCGCCATGAACAAGTCCGACCCGGCCCGCGATCCCGACGAAGACGATGCCGTCACGGCTGCCGAGGCCACCGTTAAAGCTGCAGAGATCGCCGTCGACGAAGCCTCTGCACATCTGTAA